In Cytobacillus oceanisediminis, the following proteins share a genomic window:
- the plsX gene encoding phosphate acyltransferase PlsX, which produces MKISIDAMGGDNAPKEIVLGAMKAAAEFKDIYITLVGDESKIKEYLTSNERIEILHTDEVILPDDEPVRAVRRKKNASMVLAAQLVSDGKADACISAGNTGALMAAGLFVVGRIEGIERPALSPTLPTIGGEGFLLLDVGANVDAKPEHLLQYAIMGSIYTEKVRGVSNPRVGLLNIGTEEKKGNELAKNTFDLLKNADINFIGNVEARDLLEGAADVVVTDGFTGNMVLKTIEGTALSVFKMLKTALTSSFKTKLAAAALKPDLYQLKSKMDYSEYGGAGLFGLKAPVIKAHGSSDATALFSAVRQTRNMVENNVAQTIKEAVEKESEKTAIK; this is translated from the coding sequence ATGAAAATTTCCATAGACGCAATGGGAGGCGACAATGCACCAAAGGAAATTGTCCTTGGCGCAATGAAAGCTGCCGCAGAGTTTAAGGATATATACATTACCCTTGTTGGCGATGAGTCAAAAATAAAGGAATACCTTACTTCAAACGAGCGTATTGAGATTTTACATACAGATGAAGTCATCTTGCCGGATGATGAACCAGTGAGAGCTGTACGCAGAAAGAAAAATGCATCAATGGTGCTTGCAGCACAGCTTGTCTCAGACGGTAAAGCTGATGCATGCATTTCTGCAGGAAACACGGGTGCTCTTATGGCAGCAGGCCTTTTTGTGGTAGGAAGGATTGAAGGCATTGAACGGCCGGCATTATCACCTACGCTTCCAACGATAGGCGGGGAAGGGTTCCTTTTGCTGGATGTAGGGGCGAATGTAGACGCGAAACCTGAGCATCTTCTTCAATATGCGATTATGGGATCCATATATACAGAAAAGGTCCGGGGTGTTTCCAATCCGAGAGTGGGCCTTCTTAATATCGGAACTGAAGAGAAAAAAGGCAATGAGCTGGCGAAAAATACATTTGACCTTCTGAAGAATGCTGATATCAATTTTATCGGCAATGTGGAAGCGCGCGATTTGCTTGAGGGAGCTGCAGATGTTGTAGTGACAGATGGCTTTACCGGCAATATGGTGCTAAAGACAATTGAGGGTACTGCTCTATCTGTATTTAAAATGCTAAAAACAGCTCTGACCAGCAGCTTTAAAACGAAATTGGCAGCAGCTGCCTTAAAGCCTGATTTATACCAGCTTAAATCCAAGATGGATTATTCGGAATACGGCGGTGCTGGATTATTTGGATTAAAGGCGCCGGTTATTAAGGCTCATGGTTCCTCAGATGCAACAGCTTTATTCAGTGCAGTCAGACAGACCAGGAATATGGTAGAAAACAATGTCGCTCAAACGATTAAGGAAGCAGTTGAAAAAGAATCAGAAAAAACAGCCATTAAATAA
- the fabD gene encoding ACP S-malonyltransferase codes for MGKIAFLFPGQGSQAAGMGKALAEQDEKVKSFFESADQKLGYPLSELIFEGPQEKLTLTTNAQPALLTTSIAILDYFKRSGVTPDFVAGHSLGEYTALVSAEAISFEDGVYAVRKRGEFMEEAVPNGEGTMAAVLGLDRDKLTAVTEEVTAGGNPVQLANLNCPGQIVISGSRAGVELASAKAKEEGAKRVLPLEVSGPFHSELMKPAAEKFRQILDEIEIKDAAVPVIANVTASEMTSASEINSRLIEQLYSPVLWEDSIRKMIELGVDTFIEIGPGKVLSGLVKKVDRSLKTYAVSDAESWQAVTESLKEELR; via the coding sequence ATGGGTAAAATCGCCTTTTTATTTCCTGGCCAGGGATCGCAGGCTGCAGGAATGGGAAAAGCACTAGCCGAACAGGATGAGAAAGTAAAATCATTTTTCGAAAGTGCTGATCAAAAACTTGGCTATCCACTATCAGAACTTATTTTTGAAGGGCCTCAGGAAAAATTAACGCTAACAACAAATGCCCAGCCGGCATTGTTGACTACTAGCATTGCCATCCTTGACTACTTTAAAAGATCGGGTGTAACACCTGATTTTGTTGCTGGCCACAGCCTTGGAGAGTATACTGCACTCGTTTCAGCTGAAGCTATATCCTTTGAGGACGGTGTTTATGCAGTCCGTAAAAGAGGAGAGTTCATGGAAGAAGCAGTTCCTAATGGCGAGGGAACAATGGCAGCGGTACTGGGACTTGACAGGGACAAGCTTACTGCAGTCACAGAAGAGGTTACTGCAGGCGGCAATCCGGTTCAGCTCGCAAATTTAAACTGTCCTGGACAGATTGTGATTTCAGGTTCAAGGGCGGGTGTTGAACTAGCTTCTGCAAAGGCTAAAGAAGAAGGTGCCAAGCGTGTGCTTCCACTGGAAGTAAGCGGTCCTTTCCATTCTGAATTAATGAAGCCTGCTGCGGAGAAGTTCAGGCAAATCCTGGACGAGATTGAGATCAAAGATGCAGCTGTTCCTGTCATTGCAAATGTTACGGCTTCTGAAATGACTTCCGCTTCAGAAATAAACAGCAGATTGATTGAACAGCTGTATTCTCCTGTACTCTGGGAGGATTCAATCCGCAAAATGATAGAGCTTGGAGTAGATACATTTATTGAAATAGGACCTGGAAAAGTACTGTCAGGCTTAGTGAAAAAGGTTGATCGTTCCCTCAAAACGTATGCCGTTTCCGATGCTGAATCCTGGCAGGCAGTTACAGAATCCTTGAAGGAGGAATTGAGATGA
- the fabG gene encoding 3-oxoacyl-[acyl-carrier-protein] reductase — protein MKLEGKAALVTGASRGIGREIALGLAKQGADIAVNYSGSEARANEVVDEIKALGRNAFAVQCDVSSSDSVASMVKETVEKFGKLDILINNAGITKDNLIMRMKEDEWDDVININLKGVFLCTKAVTRQMMKQRSGRIINISSIVGVSGNPGQANYVAAKSGVIGLTKTSAKELASRGITVNAIAPGFITTDMTDKLNVDVKEQMLKQIPLARFGDPADIANVAVFLASEDSRYMTGQTLHVDGGMVM, from the coding sequence ATGAAGCTAGAGGGAAAAGCCGCTTTAGTAACGGGAGCTTCCCGCGGAATCGGAAGAGAAATCGCTTTGGGTCTTGCTAAGCAAGGAGCAGATATCGCGGTTAACTATTCCGGAAGTGAGGCGAGGGCGAACGAAGTCGTTGATGAAATAAAAGCATTAGGCAGAAATGCATTTGCTGTCCAATGCGATGTGTCCAGCAGTGATTCCGTGGCAAGCATGGTAAAAGAAACAGTAGAAAAGTTTGGCAAGCTTGATATTCTGATTAATAATGCTGGGATTACGAAGGATAACCTGATTATGAGAATGAAGGAAGACGAATGGGATGATGTAATTAACATTAACCTGAAAGGTGTGTTCCTTTGTACAAAAGCTGTTACAAGGCAGATGATGAAACAGCGCAGCGGGCGCATTATCAATATTTCTTCGATTGTTGGAGTCAGCGGCAATCCTGGTCAGGCTAATTATGTCGCTGCCAAATCAGGTGTTATTGGCCTGACAAAGACCTCTGCAAAGGAACTTGCATCAAGAGGCATAACGGTCAACGCCATTGCACCAGGTTTTATCACAACTGATATGACTGATAAGCTGAACGTGGATGTAAAAGAGCAGATGCTTAAGCAAATTCCTTTGGCGCGTTTTGGCGACCCTGCAGATATTGCGAATGTTGCAGTGTTTCTTGCTTCCGAGGACAGCCGCTATATGACAGGACAAACCCTTCATGTTGATGGCGGAATGGTCATGTAA
- a CDS encoding acyl carrier protein, whose translation MAEVLERVTKIIVDRLGVEESEVKLEASFKDDLGADSLDVVELVMELEDEFDMEISDDDAEKIATVGDAVNYIKASQ comes from the coding sequence ATGGCAGAAGTATTAGAACGTGTAACAAAGATCATCGTGGACCGTCTTGGTGTTGAAGAGTCTGAAGTAAAATTGGAAGCTTCTTTCAAAGATGATCTAGGTGCTGATTCCCTTGATGTAGTAGAATTAGTAATGGAATTAGAAGACGAGTTCGACATGGAAATTTCTGACGATGATGCTGAGAAAATCGCAACAGTCGGTGACGCTGTAAATTACATAAAGGCTAGCCAATAA